The DNA segment GACCCGGGCTGCTTCGCTGCAAGGATCTCGGCCGCAAGGCGACGGAGCCCCCGCCGAAAAAGCTCGGTCCGGGGAAGACCCGAGCTCTCAGCCATCTCCTCGAGGAGTTGTCGGTCGCGTGCGTCCAGGTAAACGACGACCTGCTCGCGCACGCGGTCGGGTCGTTTTCCGGCCATGTTCGGGCTCCGGCCCGGGAATGCATCATGGTGACTAGTATAACATACTAGTATACTTCAAACCTCTGGCGGCTGCATCCCCCACTGCGCCCAGTCCTCTTTGTTCGGACCGACAATGCCCGGAACGACGAGTCCGGCCTGGCGCATGAGGACTGTCAGCTGTCCGCGGTGGTGGGCCTGGTGGATCAGGAGGACGCCGAGCGTCTCTCCGCGCGTCCACTGAAACCCGTACATGTCGTCCTTCTCCCCGAGCGTCGCGTCGGTCCAATTCGCGCGAAGCTCCTTCTCGAGCGAGGAGGCGGCGGTCTTGTAGGCCTCCGCGATCTCCTGGGCCGTGGCTGG comes from the Gemmatimonadota bacterium genome and includes:
- a CDS encoding DinB family protein, whose translation is MFTRLESFLGAWTYEAASTQRILDALTDESLEQAVAPGHRTVRRLAWHIAQTLPEMMGKTGLAVSGLGEHDPPPATAQEIAEAYKTAASSLEKELRANWTDATLGEKDDMYGFQWTRGETLGVLLIHQAHHRGQLTVLMRQAGLVVPGIVGPNKEDWAQWGMQPPEV